A stretch of the Polyangiaceae bacterium genome encodes the following:
- a CDS encoding PIN domain-containing protein, with the protein MARVARVFFDTSTILAGLIELGARGAPAQRLLDAVADRRIVPHTAWHCCLEFYSVSTRLPEELRLSPADALRLVEGEICGRFEIHQLPHNARLPFFRLAVQERVAGGRVYDAHIAEIARAAGARTVVTENVRHFSSLLRHGVQVMTARELLEAMGGRA; encoded by the coding sequence GTGGCCCGGGTAGCCAGGGTCTTCTTCGACACGAGCACCATCCTGGCCGGACTGATCGAGCTGGGCGCTCGAGGCGCGCCTGCCCAGCGGCTCCTGGATGCCGTGGCCGATCGTCGGATTGTCCCCCACACGGCGTGGCATTGCTGCCTGGAGTTCTATTCGGTCTCGACCCGGCTGCCCGAGGAGCTGCGGCTGTCGCCAGCCGACGCACTCAGGCTGGTCGAGGGAGAGATCTGCGGCCGGTTCGAGATCCACCAGCTCCCCCACAACGCGCGGCTGCCGTTCTTCCGTCTCGCCGTGCAAGAGCGTGTCGCGGGCGGCCGAGTCTACGATGCTCACATTGCGGAGATTGCCCGAGCGGCGGGCGCGCGAACGGTGGTGACCGAGAACGTCCGCCATTTCAGCTCCCTCCTGCGCCATGGGGTCCAAGTCATGACCGCGCGCGAGT
- a CDS encoding AbrB/MazE/SpoVT family DNA-binding domain-containing protein encodes MRTTIDKAGRVVIPAAARARMHLRPGTELEVLVDDVSIRLVRRVSPPKLVRSGKRLVARPTAAKLPDVDIARLIEEERNRWPG; translated from the coding sequence ATGCGAACCACCATCGACAAGGCAGGCCGAGTGGTCATTCCGGCAGCGGCCCGGGCGCGGATGCACCTCCGACCGGGGACCGAGCTCGAGGTTTTGGTAGACGACGTTTCCATCCGGCTGGTGCGCAGAGTCTCTCCGCCGAAGCTCGTGCGCAGCGGAAAGAGGCTCGTTGCTCGTCCGACTGCGGCGAAGCTCCCCGACGTCGACATCGCACGACTGATCGAAGAGGAGCGGAACAGGTGGCCCGGGTAG
- a CDS encoding L,D-transpeptidase, whose product MTRVAPLLVVLALCAPALAQAPKPEPAKRIWSRGQTTWVYAEAQRSKNPLGYIRLGQSLPLRAEAPVKGPGCSGQYYPVEPYGWVCSDRTASLDGGSRWLRAMEAAAPRATLMPFEYALSNGAPMYRRLPTRTEVEREVSSFGKAGSFKPQSWGNRGHEKLAEERAIGAGGALPWFLSSGGGAGEEKPLEALRRQIPHGSMLAYTSSFEHEGRTYLLSADGTVVPADRVRPFRVSKFRGVELGKDAELPIAFFRQKPRAKLKRVGDGVEPTGASFAARSFVGLDAAAPPLLVKGKRYLATRERAGSDVIWVAEDDATVIKQREQLPIGVAPGSKWLLHSITQGTLIAYEDTRAIYATLASPGAGGVPVKGKDPVKMSTTPLGVYRVTFKHRATTMSPEYGENRKFWIADVPYTQYFNAPFALHTAYWHEDFGEPMSAGCVNVSPLDGKWLFDWTTPVVPEGWAGSGPGGRHGVGTYVVIAR is encoded by the coding sequence GTGACCCGCGTCGCTCCGCTCCTGGTCGTGCTTGCGCTGTGCGCGCCGGCGCTCGCCCAGGCGCCGAAGCCCGAGCCCGCGAAGCGCATCTGGAGCCGAGGCCAGACCACCTGGGTCTACGCCGAGGCCCAGCGCAGCAAGAACCCGCTCGGCTACATCCGGCTCGGGCAGTCGCTGCCGCTGCGCGCCGAGGCACCGGTCAAGGGACCCGGTTGCAGCGGGCAGTACTACCCGGTGGAGCCCTACGGCTGGGTGTGCTCGGACCGCACCGCCAGCTTGGACGGCGGCAGCCGCTGGCTCCGGGCGATGGAAGCGGCGGCCCCGCGCGCGACCCTGATGCCCTTCGAGTACGCGCTTTCCAACGGCGCGCCGATGTACCGGCGCTTGCCGACGCGGACCGAGGTCGAGCGCGAGGTGAGCAGCTTCGGCAAGGCTGGCAGCTTCAAGCCCCAGTCCTGGGGCAACCGCGGACACGAGAAGTTGGCCGAAGAGCGCGCGATCGGCGCGGGCGGGGCGCTGCCGTGGTTCTTGAGCAGCGGCGGCGGCGCCGGTGAAGAGAAACCCCTCGAGGCTTTGCGCCGGCAGATCCCCCACGGCTCGATGCTGGCGTACACGTCGAGCTTCGAGCACGAGGGCCGCACCTATCTGCTCAGCGCCGACGGCACGGTGGTGCCCGCGGATCGCGTGCGACCGTTCCGCGTGAGCAAGTTCCGGGGCGTGGAGCTCGGCAAAGACGCGGAGCTGCCCATCGCCTTCTTCCGGCAGAAACCCAGGGCCAAGCTCAAGCGCGTGGGTGACGGCGTCGAGCCCACCGGCGCGAGCTTTGCGGCCCGGAGCTTCGTCGGCCTCGACGCGGCCGCGCCGCCCCTGTTGGTGAAGGGCAAGCGCTACCTGGCGACTCGCGAGCGCGCCGGCAGCGACGTGATCTGGGTCGCGGAGGACGACGCGACCGTGATCAAGCAGCGCGAGCAGCTGCCGATCGGCGTCGCGCCGGGGTCGAAGTGGCTCTTGCACAGCATCACGCAGGGCACGCTGATCGCGTACGAAGACACGCGGGCGATCTACGCGACCTTGGCCTCGCCGGGCGCCGGCGGGGTGCCCGTGAAGGGCAAGGACCCGGTGAAGATGAGCACCACACCGCTGGGCGTGTACCGCGTCACCTTCAAGCACCGCGCCACGACCATGAGCCCCGAGTACGGCGAGAACCGCAAGTTCTGGATCGCGGACGTGCCCTATACGCAGTACTTCAACGCGCCCTTCGCGCTGCACACGGCGTACTGGCACGAGGACTTCGGCGAGCCGATGAGCGCGGGCTGCGTCAACGTGTCGCCGCTCGACGGCAAATGGCTCTTCGATTGGACCACCCCGGTCGTGCCCGAGGGCTGGGCCGGCTCCGGGCCCGGTGGCCGACACGGCGTGGGCACCTATGTGGTGATCGCGCGCTAG
- the ruvB gene encoding Holliday junction branch migration DNA helicase RuvB, whose amino-acid sequence MASRKKKVDDAPAPPPERVTSPTAGGEDERFDRLFRPDSLEEFIGQDKHKKNLQVFVEAAKRRREPLDHILLCGPPGLGKTTLAHILAKEMGVSLSLTSGPAVEHRGALTGILTRLERGDVLFIDEIHRLNAAVEEALYPAIEDFRMDVVTGDGAFADSFPLDLRPFTLVGATTRTGLLTKPLQERFGVTLRLDFYPVADLERIVLRSARLFGVPCTESGARALAQRSRGTPRVANRLLRRARDFAEVEGSGQIDDQIVKLTCERLEVDDAGLDEMDRRLLSILIEHYEGGPVGVETIAAALAEPRDTVEDVYEPYLLQQGFLGRTPRGRVATRKAYEHLGKELAPRPGQGKLF is encoded by the coding sequence ATGGCCTCCCGCAAGAAGAAGGTCGACGACGCGCCGGCTCCGCCGCCGGAGCGCGTGACGTCCCCGACCGCCGGCGGCGAGGACGAGCGCTTCGACCGCCTGTTCCGCCCCGACTCCCTCGAGGAGTTCATCGGCCAGGACAAGCACAAGAAGAACCTCCAGGTCTTCGTGGAAGCGGCCAAGCGTCGCCGCGAGCCCCTCGATCACATCCTCCTGTGTGGCCCGCCCGGCCTCGGCAAGACCACGCTGGCGCACATCCTGGCCAAGGAGATGGGCGTGAGCCTGTCTTTGACCAGCGGGCCCGCCGTGGAGCACCGCGGCGCACTGACCGGCATCCTGACCAGGCTCGAGCGTGGCGACGTGTTGTTCATCGACGAGATCCACCGGCTGAACGCGGCCGTCGAGGAGGCGCTCTACCCGGCGATCGAGGATTTCCGCATGGACGTCGTGACGGGCGACGGCGCCTTCGCCGACAGCTTTCCGCTCGATCTACGGCCCTTCACCCTGGTCGGCGCCACCACGCGTACGGGCCTCTTGACCAAGCCGCTGCAGGAGCGCTTCGGCGTGACCTTGCGCCTCGACTTCTACCCGGTCGCGGACCTGGAGCGCATCGTGCTGCGCAGCGCACGCCTGTTCGGGGTGCCCTGCACCGAGTCCGGAGCCCGCGCGCTGGCTCAGCGCTCGCGTGGCACGCCCCGCGTGGCCAACCGGCTGCTCCGACGCGCCCGCGACTTCGCGGAGGTGGAGGGCAGCGGGCAGATCGACGACCAGATCGTGAAGCTCACCTGCGAGCGCCTCGAGGTCGACGACGCCGGGCTCGACGAGATGGACCGGCGCCTGCTCAGCATCCTGATCGAGCACTACGAGGGCGGTCCGGTCGGCGTGGAGACCATCGCCGCGGCCCTGGCCGAGCCGCGGGACACCGTCGAGGACGTGTACGAGCCGTACCTCTTGCAGCAGGGTTTCCTCGGTCGCACCCCCCGCGGTCGCGTCGCGACCCGGAAGGCCTACGAGCACTTGGGCAAGGAGCTCGCGCCGCGCCCGGGACAGGGGAAGCTGTTCTGA
- a CDS encoding thioesterase family protein: MYELDDDTRMTELSPGSFRARVSDRWSIGAVPNGGYVMALGVTALERALPHPDPVTVTAHFLRPAEPGDLDVLVEVAKVGKSYSTASARLVQGGSERVRMLATFADLSRAEGPTHIRAQPPVVPPRDAPRPPRPAGPAITERFEMSLAEETMRWVNGEKSGDAEIRGWIRFADGRMPDCRSLPLFADAFPPPVFNVIDVGWVPTLELTVHVRARPASEWLRAVFRTRFLFGGHLEEDGELWDEHGTLVALSRQIAVVPRRS; this comes from the coding sequence GTGTACGAGCTCGACGACGACACGCGCATGACCGAGCTCTCCCCCGGCTCGTTCCGCGCTCGGGTCTCCGATCGCTGGAGCATCGGCGCGGTGCCGAACGGCGGTTACGTGATGGCCCTCGGGGTGACGGCCCTCGAGCGCGCCCTGCCGCACCCCGATCCGGTGACCGTGACCGCGCACTTCCTCCGACCCGCCGAGCCGGGCGACCTCGACGTGTTGGTCGAGGTCGCCAAGGTCGGCAAGAGCTACTCGACCGCCTCGGCGCGACTGGTGCAGGGCGGCAGCGAGCGCGTCCGAATGCTCGCGACCTTCGCCGATCTGTCGCGCGCCGAGGGGCCGACGCACATTCGCGCGCAGCCGCCCGTGGTCCCGCCCCGGGACGCGCCGCGTCCACCGCGCCCCGCCGGGCCCGCGATCACCGAGCGCTTCGAGATGAGCCTGGCCGAGGAGACCATGCGCTGGGTGAACGGTGAGAAGTCGGGCGACGCCGAGATCCGCGGTTGGATCCGCTTCGCCGACGGTCGCATGCCGGACTGCCGCTCGCTGCCGCTCTTCGCCGACGCCTTTCCGCCGCCGGTGTTCAACGTGATCGACGTCGGCTGGGTGCCGACCCTCGAGCTCACGGTCCACGTGCGCGCGCGCCCGGCGAGTGAGTGGCTTCGCGCCGTCTTCCGCACGCGCTTCCTGTTCGGCGGCCACCTCGAAGAAGACGGCGAGCTCTGGGACGAGCACGGGACGCTGGTGGCGCTGTCGCGACAGATCGCCGTCGTGCCCCGGCGCAGCTGA
- a CDS encoding CAP domain-containing protein has translation MRRLLLALSSVLVVACSNVLGYDDIQFESEDGGAGAPGGGAGGGSSGGGAAGAPLGGAAGGGAVGGVAGSSSGGSGAVGGGSGGATSGGGGGTPSGGGTTSGGGTGSGGAPSGGGGTSSGGSGGGATGVCARWKADRADMSEGTWSGSVASCNAGDISANGRANALKIVNLYRFLTGMPEVTNSASMDASAQACALMMDANNSLSHTPPSSWQCYTATGAGSAGKSNIATTPGVAAVDLYMADPGNSTTIGHRRWILSNSLGPIGLGTTNTYSCMQVIGGSGSAGKPFVAFPPGGEVPIQMFTASYTSLDSTGWTIQSDSISLSGAQVTVTDAGAAKPVTVTQLQSGYGSTHAIRFNPQGWTTQAGHTYSVSVSGTSQPISYEVKVVSCN, from the coding sequence ATGCGGCGCCTCCTACTCGCTCTGTCGAGCGTGCTCGTCGTGGCTTGCAGCAACGTGCTGGGCTACGACGACATCCAGTTCGAGTCCGAGGACGGCGGCGCGGGCGCGCCGGGGGGCGGCGCCGGTGGTGGCTCGAGCGGCGGCGGCGCAGCTGGGGCCCCGCTCGGCGGCGCGGCGGGCGGCGGCGCGGTCGGTGGGGTTGCGGGCTCGAGCAGCGGTGGCAGCGGCGCGGTCGGCGGCGGCAGCGGCGGCGCCACCAGCGGCGGGGGAGGCGGCACGCCGAGCGGCGGCGGCACGACGAGTGGCGGTGGCACCGGCTCCGGCGGCGCGCCGAGCGGCGGGGGCGGCACCAGCAGCGGCGGCAGCGGCGGCGGCGCCACCGGAGTGTGCGCGCGCTGGAAGGCGGATCGGGCGGACATGAGCGAGGGCACCTGGAGCGGCAGCGTCGCGAGCTGCAACGCCGGCGACATCAGCGCGAACGGCCGCGCCAACGCCCTCAAGATCGTGAACCTGTACCGCTTCCTGACCGGCATGCCCGAGGTCACGAACAGCGCGAGCATGGACGCGAGCGCGCAGGCCTGTGCGCTGATGATGGACGCCAACAACTCGCTGTCGCACACGCCGCCGTCGAGCTGGCAGTGCTACACGGCCACCGGCGCCGGCTCCGCGGGCAAGAGCAACATCGCCACCACCCCTGGGGTCGCGGCCGTCGATCTCTACATGGCCGATCCGGGCAACTCGACCACCATCGGCCACCGCCGCTGGATCCTCTCCAACTCGCTCGGGCCCATCGGCCTCGGCACGACGAACACCTACTCGTGCATGCAGGTCATCGGCGGCAGCGGCAGCGCCGGCAAGCCCTTCGTGGCCTTCCCGCCCGGCGGTGAGGTGCCCATCCAGATGTTCACCGCGTCGTACACCTCCCTGGACTCGACGGGCTGGACCATCCAGAGCGACAGCATCAGCCTGAGCGGAGCGCAGGTCACGGTGACCGACGCGGGCGCCGCGAAGCCGGTGACGGTGACGCAGCTCCAGAGTGGCTATGGCTCGACCCACGCCATCCGCTTCAATCCCCAGGGCTGGACGACCCAGGCCGGCCACACCTATTCGGTCAGCGTCAGCGGCACGAGCCAGCCGATCAGCTACGAAGTCAAGGTCGTGAGCTGTAACTAG
- a CDS encoding serine/threonine protein kinase — MAEVFLAAVAGPAGFNKLLVVKLMKPELLEEPEHKAMFLDEGKLAARLNHPNIVQTHEVQIEGEQYFMAMEYLDGQPLHRILRRAHKTQSYLPLHWHLHVLCEVLGGLEYAHELKDYDGTPLKLVHRDVTPHNVFVTYTGQVKLCDFGIAKSLVSSVETRAGILRGKVAYMAPEQVLGAKIDHRADLFSVGVMLWESVTGARIWDGYAEIQIMQALSQGEVPRIRDVDPKVDPELEGIVNRALAVRPEDRYQTAHDFRRALESFLFSHTARVDPRAVGEFIAKQFEKERAGLQSVIQEQLTGPHQAPTPLDSLPPAGGQSADSNPSRSARGQYLMGSQPSAVGTSGGNMQLGGSRTIPSVEVQAFRPRRTFAAAVGVAAALFVFLIVAGTVLVMRTSGSEEAQTSDVEPIRAIGASEPSEPGPTAAPTADQVKIRVSVTPESAKLTLDGKAIKDIPYVDLVPRDGQEHTLRAEAPGYEPESRVVKFDRELNEAIVLRKSTAGNVRGPVAPPPPPKPEEPEIKIKKKPPSTQLDPDDPWK; from the coding sequence ATGGCCGAGGTGTTTCTCGCGGCCGTGGCCGGACCAGCGGGCTTCAACAAGCTCCTGGTGGTCAAGCTGATGAAGCCGGAGCTGCTCGAGGAGCCCGAGCACAAGGCGATGTTCCTCGACGAGGGCAAGCTCGCCGCCCGCCTGAACCACCCGAACATCGTCCAGACCCACGAGGTCCAGATCGAGGGTGAGCAGTACTTCATGGCGATGGAGTACCTGGACGGGCAGCCCCTCCACCGCATCCTGCGCCGCGCGCACAAGACCCAGAGCTACCTGCCCCTGCACTGGCACTTGCACGTCCTGTGCGAGGTCCTGGGCGGTCTCGAGTACGCCCACGAGCTCAAGGACTACGACGGCACGCCGCTCAAGCTCGTGCACCGCGACGTGACCCCCCACAACGTCTTCGTGACCTACACCGGCCAGGTCAAGCTGTGTGATTTCGGCATCGCGAAGAGCCTGGTCTCGTCGGTCGAGACGCGGGCCGGGATCTTGCGGGGCAAGGTCGCTTACATGGCGCCGGAGCAGGTGCTCGGGGCCAAGATCGATCACCGCGCCGACCTGTTCTCCGTGGGCGTCATGCTCTGGGAGTCGGTCACCGGGGCGCGGATCTGGGACGGCTACGCCGAGATCCAGATCATGCAGGCGCTCAGTCAGGGTGAAGTGCCGCGGATCCGCGACGTCGACCCGAAGGTCGATCCGGAGCTCGAGGGCATCGTGAACCGCGCGCTCGCCGTGCGCCCTGAAGACCGCTACCAGACGGCCCACGATTTCCGCCGCGCGCTCGAGAGCTTCCTGTTCAGCCACACCGCGCGCGTCGATCCGCGGGCCGTGGGCGAGTTCATCGCCAAGCAGTTCGAGAAGGAGCGGGCCGGCCTGCAGTCGGTGATCCAGGAGCAGCTCACCGGTCCCCACCAGGCCCCGACCCCGCTCGACTCGCTGCCGCCGGCGGGCGGCCAGAGCGCCGACTCGAACCCCTCGCGCTCCGCCCGCGGCCAGTACTTGATGGGCTCGCAGCCCTCCGCAGTGGGCACCTCCGGCGGGAACATGCAGCTCGGCGGCAGCCGCACCATTCCCTCGGTGGAGGTTCAGGCGTTTCGGCCGCGGCGCACCTTCGCGGCCGCCGTCGGCGTCGCCGCTGCGCTGTTCGTGTTCTTGATCGTCGCAGGCACCGTGCTCGTGATGAGGACATCTGGCTCGGAGGAAGCACAAACCTCCGACGTGGAGCCGATCCGGGCCATCGGCGCGAGCGAGCCGAGCGAGCCCGGGCCCACCGCGGCCCCCACCGCCGACCAGGTGAAGATCCGGGTCAGCGTCACGCCAGAGTCCGCCAAGCTCACGCTCGACGGCAAGGCGATCAAGGACATCCCCTACGTCGACCTGGTGCCCCGCGACGGCCAGGAGCACACGTTGCGCGCCGAAGCGCCGGGCTACGAGCCCGAGAGCCGAGTGGTGAAGTTCGACCGGGAGCTGAACGAGGCCATCGTGCTCAGGAAGAGCACCGCCGGCAACGTGCGCGGCCCGGTCGCGCCGCCCCCGCCACCCAAGCCCGAGGAGCCGGAGATCAAGATCAAGAAGAAGCCGCCCTCGACCCAGCTCGATCCGGACGATCCATGGAAGTGA
- a CDS encoding PEGA domain-containing protein translates to MSRRFAQALALAAACFVLLAPGVGHAETAPKPEEQAEARTRYKKGLELYEEGAFDAALTELQRAYDLAPSYKILYNVALVYLQLNDYAGALRNFKKYLDDGGKKIDQKRRAEIDKEIQKLQARVASIELSVNVEGAEVSVDDLDVGETPLDAPLIVNAGKRKISVQKSGYATVTKVVVVAGGDKKQLSLELRTGSTPAQPAAKGAGTPPSGKPDQPKPKDEPRRKIPWLWWGVTGGLAAGTTVAGVLTLGAQKDLDDKKQHPSGKDTLDDAATKTRTLAIVTDVLLVGTIAAGGYASYLTFIKKPEDPKQDKAADKREVWLGVGPTSVSFAGTF, encoded by the coding sequence GTGAGCCGTCGTTTCGCGCAGGCCCTCGCGCTCGCCGCCGCGTGCTTCGTATTGCTCGCCCCCGGCGTCGGGCACGCCGAGACCGCGCCCAAGCCGGAAGAGCAGGCCGAGGCGCGGACCCGCTACAAGAAGGGGCTCGAGCTCTACGAGGAGGGCGCGTTCGACGCGGCGCTGACGGAGCTCCAGCGCGCCTACGACCTGGCTCCCTCCTACAAGATCCTCTACAACGTCGCGCTGGTCTACTTGCAGCTGAACGACTACGCAGGCGCGCTCCGCAACTTCAAGAAGTACCTGGACGACGGCGGCAAGAAGATCGACCAGAAGCGACGCGCGGAGATCGACAAGGAGATCCAGAAGCTCCAGGCCCGCGTCGCCAGCATCGAGCTCAGCGTCAACGTCGAAGGCGCCGAGGTCTCGGTGGACGATCTCGACGTGGGCGAGACCCCGCTGGACGCTCCGCTGATCGTCAACGCGGGGAAGCGCAAGATCTCGGTGCAGAAGAGCGGCTACGCGACGGTGACGAAGGTGGTGGTGGTCGCCGGCGGTGACAAGAAGCAGCTGTCGCTCGAGCTCCGCACGGGCTCGACGCCGGCGCAGCCCGCGGCCAAAGGCGCCGGGACCCCGCCCTCGGGCAAGCCCGACCAGCCCAAGCCCAAAGACGAGCCGCGCCGCAAGATCCCCTGGCTCTGGTGGGGCGTGACCGGTGGGCTCGCTGCCGGCACTACCGTGGCCGGCGTGCTCACGCTCGGCGCTCAGAAGGACCTCGACGACAAGAAGCAGCACCCCTCCGGCAAGGACACGCTCGACGATGCCGCGACCAAGACGCGCACGCTCGCGATCGTGACCGACGTGCTCCTGGTGGGGACGATCGCCGCCGGGGGCTACGCCTCGTACCTCACCTTCATCAAGAAGCCCGAGGACCCGAAGCAGGACAAGGCGGCCGACAAGCGCGAGGTCTGGCTGGGCGTCGGGCCCACCAGCGTGAGCTTCGCCGGCACGTTCTGA
- a CDS encoding ABC transporter substrate-binding protein produces the protein MRRTHTLYAGLAATLGLAFGTATSSCNAIVDTDVVQCKTTADCASKGGEFADSVCSAGVCTLGDCTSNQECSGRFGGAPAICRRPGRICVQLTTPECQEVVPLDALAEDQTVVLGFIGPLSGADVSSGVPAWQGVKLALNELEQSAVGLPVKDSTQRRRVAVVACDDANDPQRVASHLAKDVRAPLIIGPAFSSVTLDISTKVTIPAGSLLMSFSATSPAITDLNDQGLVWRTCPSDALQAIPIAKLVSELEQELRTEQSIPATTPIKVAMTVLGDAYGTGLANAASGLIEFNGKPANDNGDNFLRIDYKPDTTDFASTVSAVLSENPQIVLLVGTTETVTSLFATLKDDANALKRYYVFSDGGKIQQLLDSTAPNAALRQRVFGTAPGRATAQYQAFKSRYKAFYQNQDPGTYAEHAYDAAYLAAYSLVATSEAAPTGALMNQGLARSIGGEPIQAGPNQVNTAFGALLLPDGKIDYDGVSGPLDFDVTKGEAPADVDVWCIDGTGKFASSGQFYNSITEQVDGARTNCN, from the coding sequence ATGCGCCGCACGCACACACTCTACGCAGGGCTCGCCGCGACCCTCGGGCTCGCCTTCGGGACCGCCACCAGCTCCTGCAACGCGATCGTCGACACCGACGTAGTGCAGTGCAAGACCACCGCCGACTGCGCGAGCAAGGGTGGGGAGTTCGCCGACTCGGTGTGCTCCGCGGGCGTGTGCACGCTTGGTGACTGTACGTCGAACCAGGAGTGCAGCGGGCGCTTCGGCGGCGCGCCGGCCATCTGCCGGCGCCCCGGGCGCATCTGCGTGCAGCTCACGACGCCGGAGTGTCAGGAGGTAGTGCCGCTCGACGCGCTGGCCGAGGATCAGACCGTCGTGCTCGGGTTCATCGGGCCGCTCTCGGGCGCCGACGTCTCGAGCGGCGTCCCCGCCTGGCAGGGCGTGAAGCTCGCGTTGAACGAGCTGGAGCAGAGCGCGGTGGGCTTGCCGGTCAAGGACAGCACCCAGCGACGTCGGGTCGCCGTGGTGGCCTGCGACGACGCGAACGATCCCCAGAGGGTGGCGAGCCACCTGGCCAAGGACGTGCGCGCGCCGCTGATCATCGGCCCGGCCTTCAGCAGCGTCACCTTGGACATTTCCACCAAGGTGACCATCCCCGCGGGCTCGCTCCTGATGTCGTTCTCGGCCACCAGCCCCGCCATCACCGACTTGAACGACCAAGGTCTGGTCTGGCGCACCTGCCCGAGCGACGCCTTGCAGGCGATCCCCATCGCGAAGCTGGTGTCGGAGCTCGAGCAGGAGCTTCGCACCGAGCAGAGCATCCCGGCCACGACGCCGATCAAGGTCGCGATGACCGTGCTCGGCGACGCCTACGGCACGGGCCTGGCCAACGCGGCGAGCGGCCTCATCGAGTTCAACGGCAAGCCCGCGAACGACAACGGCGACAACTTCCTGCGCATCGACTACAAGCCCGACACCACGGACTTCGCCAGCACCGTGAGCGCGGTCCTGAGCGAAAATCCGCAGATCGTGCTCCTGGTCGGCACCACGGAGACGGTGACGAGCCTATTCGCGACGCTCAAGGACGACGCGAACGCACTGAAGCGCTACTACGTGTTCAGCGACGGCGGGAAGATCCAGCAGCTGCTCGACTCGACCGCCCCGAACGCGGCGCTCCGCCAGCGCGTCTTCGGCACGGCGCCGGGGCGCGCGACCGCGCAGTACCAGGCGTTCAAGAGCCGCTACAAGGCATTCTACCAGAACCAAGATCCGGGCACCTACGCGGAGCACGCCTACGACGCCGCCTACCTGGCAGCTTACTCGCTGGTCGCGACCAGCGAAGCCGCTCCGACCGGCGCGCTGATGAACCAGGGCCTTGCGCGCAGCATCGGCGGTGAGCCGATCCAGGCGGGGCCCAACCAGGTCAACACGGCGTTCGGCGCGCTGCTCCTGCCAGACGGCAAGATCGACTACGACGGCGTCTCGGGTCCCCTCGACTTCGACGTGACCAAGGGCGAGGCGCCGGCGGACGTGGATGTGTGGTGCATCGACGGCACGGGCAAGTTCGCCTCGAGCGGCCAGTTCTACAACTCGATCACCGAGCAGGTCGACGGCGCGCGAACGAACTGCAACTAG
- a CDS encoding amidohydrolase translates to MADFPTRFESTLDLARLPWFERRGDRLFLADRSIGPLVDVHTHLALAYVLPQRLDLRREHAVTEHYLPVERRLDLDVYANRNFSPEDLKRLERDLALGSLSAGGMRRTHTIPNLEREMRGLGVVRSVLLAIDFPVLSDNAGEWLEAAKGHEDLVVFGSVHPYRPNMERELRRQVALGARGIKVHPAVQTVLPGDRRAMKLYALCARYRLPVLFHCGPVGIETRLGRRLSQVRHYFQPIERNPDTTFVLGHSGALQMEQALEIARRYPNVYLEISSQSLTNVRRILDNADTDRVLFGSDWPFYHQAIPLAKLLIATVGREALRPKVLHENAARLLGLDVAALRAGQTARI, encoded by the coding sequence ATGGCGGATTTCCCGACTCGCTTCGAGAGCACCCTCGACCTCGCCCGGCTGCCCTGGTTCGAACGCCGTGGCGACCGGCTCTTCCTCGCCGATCGGAGCATCGGGCCTCTGGTGGACGTCCACACGCACCTGGCGCTCGCCTACGTCTTGCCGCAGCGCCTCGACCTCCGGCGCGAGCACGCCGTCACCGAGCACTACCTGCCGGTCGAGCGCCGGCTCGACCTCGACGTGTACGCGAACCGGAATTTCTCGCCCGAAGATCTGAAGCGCCTCGAGCGGGATCTCGCGCTCGGCAGCCTGAGCGCCGGGGGCATGCGCCGGACCCACACCATCCCCAACCTCGAGCGCGAGATGCGAGGGCTCGGGGTGGTGCGCTCGGTGCTCCTCGCCATCGACTTTCCCGTGCTGAGCGACAACGCGGGAGAGTGGCTCGAGGCCGCGAAGGGTCATGAGGACTTGGTCGTCTTCGGCTCGGTGCACCCCTACCGGCCCAACATGGAGCGCGAGCTTCGGCGCCAGGTCGCGCTCGGCGCCCGCGGCATCAAGGTCCACCCCGCGGTGCAGACCGTGCTCCCCGGTGATCGGCGCGCCATGAAGCTGTACGCGCTCTGCGCGAGGTACCGGCTGCCGGTGCTCTTCCATTGCGGGCCGGTGGGCATCGAGACGCGCCTCGGCCGGAGGCTCTCGCAGGTGCGCCACTACTTCCAGCCCATCGAACGGAACCCCGACACCACCTTCGTGCTGGGGCACTCTGGCGCGCTACAGATGGAGCAGGCGCTCGAGATCGCCCGCCGCTACCCGAACGTGTACCTGGAGATCTCGAGTCAATCGCTGACCAACGTCCGAAGAATCCTGGACAACGCCGACACCGACCGCGTCCTGTTCGGAAGCGACTGGCCCTTCTATCACCAGGCCATTCCGCTCGCGAAGCTCCTGATCGCCACGGTCGGCCGCGAGGCGCTCCGGCCCAAGGTGCTGCACGAGAACGCTGCGCGGCTGCTCGGCCTGGACGTGGCCGCTCTCCGCGCCGGGCAGACGGCCCGGATTTAG